Proteins encoded by one window of Blautia luti:
- a CDS encoding glycoside hydrolase family 43 protein produces MIRNPILPGFNPDPCICRKGDDYYLAVSTFEWFPGIPVYHSRDLKNWELYTHVLTDDEKVDLKKLPSAKGVWAPCLTYCEQEDMFYVVYGVMNSMNARYFDVDNFMICAKDIKGPWSEPVYLHSSGFDASMFHDTNGKKYIVSLEWETREGYEKPGAICMVEYDPEKKEIVGYPKRIWWGGTDRGCIEAPHLTKRGEYYYIMCAEGGTGYNHCVTMGRSRNVWGPYEKDPKNPIVTSVPGESYERQDPDHLKPKYYNPESILQKSGHGSYVELPTGEVYLVHLCARPFVPELRCTLGRETAIQKMMWTEDNWLRMADGSNLAKMEVPESSLPEYPVEKTPDFDDFDEDALGNFYYSPRIMPERFADVKARKGYVRLRGQESRTSLNKVSILARKLTSVYARITTKMEFVPEVHQHSAGLILYYDNMNYINLRKYYSETLGQSALSIIHLENGVKTEFLNTRIPVEDKPIYLRLYIEGRKSWFEWSYDGENYEKIGRIFDTTRFSDEYCKYGEFTGTMVGITCADRVLHKKCADFDFFEYKADESRQVE; encoded by the coding sequence CGGAATCCAATACTTCCAGGCTTTAACCCAGATCCGTGCATCTGCAGGAAAGGAGACGACTATTACCTCGCAGTTTCCACTTTCGAGTGGTTCCCGGGAATCCCGGTTTATCATTCCAGAGACTTAAAGAACTGGGAATTATATACCCACGTACTGACAGATGATGAGAAAGTAGACCTGAAGAAACTTCCAAGTGCCAAAGGAGTCTGGGCACCGTGTCTGACTTACTGTGAGCAGGAAGACATGTTCTATGTTGTTTACGGAGTCATGAATTCCATGAACGCCAGATATTTCGATGTAGACAATTTCATGATCTGCGCGAAAGACATTAAAGGACCATGGAGCGAACCTGTATATCTTCATTCTTCAGGTTTCGATGCATCTATGTTCCACGATACAAACGGAAAGAAATATATTGTATCTCTGGAATGGGAGACAAGAGAGGGCTACGAGAAGCCAGGCGCTATCTGCATGGTAGAATATGATCCTGAGAAGAAAGAAATCGTAGGATATCCGAAACGGATCTGGTGGGGCGGTACAGATAGAGGATGTATCGAAGCACCGCATCTGACCAAACGCGGCGAGTATTATTATATTATGTGTGCAGAAGGCGGCACAGGCTACAATCACTGTGTTACAATGGGACGCTCCAGAAATGTCTGGGGACCATATGAAAAAGATCCGAAAAACCCGATTGTTACCAGTGTACCTGGAGAATCTTATGAAAGACAGGACCCGGATCATCTGAAACCGAAATATTATAATCCGGAATCCATTTTACAGAAATCCGGTCATGGAAGTTATGTGGAACTTCCTACAGGAGAAGTATATCTGGTACATCTCTGTGCAAGGCCATTTGTGCCGGAACTTCGCTGCACACTGGGACGTGAGACTGCCATTCAGAAAATGATGTGGACAGAGGATAACTGGCTTCGTATGGCTGATGGAAGTAATCTGGCGAAAATGGAAGTGCCGGAAAGCTCCCTTCCCGAATATCCGGTAGAAAAGACTCCGGATTTCGATGATTTCGACGAGGATGCGCTTGGAAACTTTTATTATTCTCCAAGGATTATGCCGGAGAGATTTGCAGATGTAAAAGCACGTAAGGGATATGTAAGACTTCGCGGACAGGAATCCCGAACTTCTTTAAATAAAGTAAGTATTCTTGCCAGAAAGCTTACCAGCGTATATGCAAGGATCACTACAAAAATGGAATTCGTGCCGGAAGTACATCAGCACAGTGCAGGTTTGATCCTTTATTACGACAACATGAACTATATCAACCTTCGTAAATATTACAGTGAAACACTGGGTCAGAGCGCATTATCTATTATTCATCTGGAAAATGGAGTAAAAACAGAGTTTCTGAATACCAGAATTCCGGTGGAAGATAAGCCAATTTATCTGAGACTTTATATTGAAGGACGTAAATCCTGGTTCGAGTGGAGCTATGATGGCGAAAATTATGAGAAGATCGGAAGAATTTTTGACACCACCAGATTTTCTGATGAATACTGTAAATACGGCGAATTCACTGGAACCATGGTAGGAATTACCTGTGCAGACCGTGTACTTCATAAGAAATGTGCAGATTTCGATTTCTTTGAATATAAAGCAGATGAAAGTCGTCAGGTTGAGTAA
- a CDS encoding ABC transporter permease, whose translation MLHLLKYNVKVKLKNFGMTFWPLAFPLILGTLFYFAFGNISDADFQTVPVAVVEEAHADQVFLAFLDQIEGGEDKLLSVEKMTDEQAQDKLEAKKVSGIYYVGTEPSLTVASSGIEESILQSVLSSYENTRSTVRNMLKTHPEGIFDGLRAMLRQQNSVQELSLGGRTIDGNVQFFYALIAMGCLYGCFIGVGTAIRLQANLTALAARRCVTPTHKLKLVLSELISSFLLGYVDVVILLLYLRYVLKLDFQGQMGRMLVICFWGSLIGVSMGIFVGSLGKMKEGVKIGIILGISMVCSFLAGLMNNIMKDIVEKHAPFINRINPAALISDAFYCINVYDDPARYHRSLITLAVMGVVLVTASFLLIRRERYDSI comes from the coding sequence ATGCTTCATTTATTAAAATATAATGTGAAGGTAAAGCTGAAAAATTTCGGAATGACGTTCTGGCCCCTTGCATTTCCGCTGATTCTGGGAACCTTGTTTTATTTTGCTTTTGGAAATATCAGTGATGCAGATTTTCAGACCGTACCTGTGGCTGTGGTGGAAGAAGCACATGCAGATCAGGTGTTCCTTGCATTTCTGGATCAGATCGAAGGAGGCGAGGATAAACTTCTGTCAGTGGAAAAAATGACAGATGAACAGGCACAGGATAAACTGGAAGCGAAAAAAGTTTCCGGAATTTATTATGTGGGAACAGAACCCTCACTGACTGTAGCATCCAGCGGGATCGAGGAAAGTATCCTTCAGTCGGTTCTGTCCAGTTATGAAAATACGAGAAGTACAGTGAGAAATATGCTGAAAACCCATCCGGAAGGAATCTTCGATGGACTTCGGGCTATGCTGAGACAGCAAAACAGCGTTCAGGAACTTTCATTGGGAGGCAGGACCATAGATGGAAACGTGCAGTTTTTTTATGCACTGATTGCCATGGGATGTCTCTACGGATGTTTCATAGGGGTTGGCACAGCCATCAGATTACAGGCAAATCTTACAGCTCTGGCAGCCAGAAGATGCGTCACTCCTACCCATAAGTTGAAGCTGGTCCTCTCAGAGCTGATTTCTTCATTTCTTCTGGGATATGTGGATGTGGTGATCCTCCTTTTGTACTTGAGATATGTACTGAAACTGGATTTTCAGGGACAGATGGGGAGAATGCTTGTGATCTGCTTTTGGGGTTCGCTGATCGGAGTTTCCATGGGGATTTTCGTGGGAAGCCTGGGAAAGATGAAAGAAGGGGTGAAGATCGGTATCATTTTGGGAATTTCCATGGTATGTAGCTTTCTGGCTGGCCTGATGAACAATATCATGAAAGATATTGTGGAAAAACATGCACCTTTTATAAACCGGATCAATCCGGCGGCACTGATCTCAGATGCATTTTATTGTATCAATGTGTATGATGATCCGGCACGTTATCACAGAAGTCTGATCACTCTGGCCGTGATGGGCGTGGTGCTGGTGACTGCATCATTTTTGCTGATACGGAGGGAACGCTATGACAGTATTTAA
- a CDS encoding sensor histidine kinase produces MKEFPDVLVCAIFFGVLLSVFLEKSTSEYEKLELDFLHCRDDSEERTLILAEKNHALLEKQNYEIYNATLKERNRIAREIHDNVGHVLSRSILLTAAVRAVNNDPKTAPLMDSLEDSLNAAMNSIRSSVHDLHDESVNLEHAVDSLIRDFTFCPVGVTYDISDQIPRNIKYCFISIIKEALSNIMKHSNASSVKILIREHPALYQLCFEDNGTDIHYDPAFSGIGLVNMKERVYSLNGTLQISTQNGFRIFITIPKSVNNN; encoded by the coding sequence ATGAAAGAATTTCCTGATGTACTTGTATGCGCAATTTTTTTTGGTGTTCTGCTGTCCGTTTTTCTGGAAAAAAGCACTTCAGAATATGAGAAACTGGAACTTGATTTTCTTCATTGCAGGGACGACAGTGAAGAACGTACTCTTATTCTGGCAGAGAAAAATCACGCTCTTCTGGAAAAACAGAACTATGAAATCTACAATGCAACACTGAAAGAGCGCAACCGCATTGCCAGGGAAATCCATGATAATGTAGGGCATGTTCTTTCCCGTTCTATCCTGCTTACTGCGGCTGTCCGGGCAGTTAACAATGATCCGAAAACAGCACCTCTGATGGACAGTCTGGAAGACTCTCTTAATGCTGCCATGAACAGCATCCGTTCCAGTGTGCACGATCTTCATGATGAATCTGTCAATCTGGAACACGCTGTTGACAGCCTGATCCGCGACTTCACCTTCTGCCCGGTAGGTGTCACCTATGATATCTCTGATCAGATTCCACGCAATATCAAATATTGCTTTATCAGCATTATAAAAGAAGCACTGTCTAACATCATGAAACACAGCAATGCTTCTTCCGTAAAAATCCTCATCAGGGAACATCCTGCTCTGTATCAGCTCTGCTTTGAAGATAACGGCACAGATATTCATTATGATCCTGCTTTCTCAGGAATCGGGCTGGTGAATATGAAAGAAAGAGTATATTCCCTGAACGGCACACTGCAGATCAGTACCCAAAACGGATTTCGGATCTTTATCACCATACCGAAATCTGTAAACAACAATTAG
- a CDS encoding ABC transporter ATP-binding protein: protein MVHIENLVKRYGELTALNHLNLDIREGEIFGLLGPNGSGKTTAINCMLSLLKYEKGQIEIFGEPMRPDNYQVKKQIGIVLQNVAVFDELTVQENIDYFCGLYIGDKKKRKELVENAIHFVGLEDYRKMRPKKLSGGLLRRLNIACGIAHKPRLIILDEPTVAVDPQSRNKILEGIKQLNEQGSTIIYTSHYMEEVEQICTRVAIMDHGRIIASGTKDELKQMIKTGETITIEAVILEENNLKEIRELEHVFDIQYRNQILTVRCTRARHNLIRILNYLQNQDIAFGRVFSEMPTLNDVFLEITGKQLRD from the coding sequence ATTGTTCATATAGAGAATCTGGTAAAGAGATACGGAGAATTGACAGCATTGAACCATCTGAACCTGGATATCAGAGAAGGAGAAATTTTTGGTCTGCTGGGACCTAACGGCTCAGGAAAGACCACAGCCATAAACTGTATGTTGTCACTTCTGAAATACGAGAAAGGTCAGATTGAAATATTCGGAGAGCCTATGAGACCGGATAATTATCAGGTAAAGAAGCAGATTGGAATCGTGCTCCAGAATGTTGCTGTATTTGATGAGCTGACAGTACAGGAAAATATTGATTATTTCTGTGGTTTGTACATAGGAGATAAGAAAAAAAGAAAAGAACTGGTAGAAAATGCCATCCATTTTGTGGGGCTGGAAGACTACCGGAAAATGCGACCGAAGAAGCTTTCAGGAGGACTTTTAAGACGTCTGAACATTGCCTGCGGAATTGCCCATAAGCCCAGACTGATCATTCTGGATGAGCCTACGGTAGCGGTAGATCCACAGAGCAGAAACAAGATCCTGGAAGGAATAAAACAATTAAATGAACAGGGCTCTACCATCATCTATACTTCACATTATATGGAAGAGGTGGAACAGATCTGTACCAGGGTCGCCATTATGGACCATGGCAGGATCATTGCATCCGGAACAAAGGATGAACTGAAACAGATGATCAAAACAGGTGAGACTATCACTATTGAAGCTGTGATTCTGGAAGAAAATAATCTTAAAGAAATCCGGGAACTGGAGCATGTTTTTGATATACAGTATAGAAATCAGATTCTGACAGTCAGGTGTACACGCGCCAGACACAATTTGATCCGAATTCTGAATTATCTTCAGAACCAGGATATCGCATTTGGAAGGGTGTTCTCGGAGATGCCGACTCTGAATGATGTATTTCTGGAGATCACGGGTAAACAGCTGAGAGATTAA
- a CDS encoding MATE family efflux transporter, which yields MERTKERSLFFRKFIGDKKFYMMVLAVAVPIMIQNGITNFVSLLDNIMIGRIGTEQMSGASIVNQLIFVYNLCIFGGVSGAGIFTAQYFGQKDHEGVRQTFRYKFWMAVVLTIGTIILFLTAGENLISMYLQGEGTPQQIADTLNYGKQYLQIMLIGLPPFMMVQIYSSTLRECGETVLPMKAGVVAICVNLLFNYLLIYGAFFFPKLGVRGAAVATVLSRYVEAAIVLSWTHRHTEKNPFAKGLYHTLKVPVGLTKKILVKGTPLLFNETLWASAMAMLTQCYSVRGLNVVASLNISNTINNVFNIVFIALGDSVAIIVGQLLGAGDMKKARDTDNKMIAFSVICCTCVAIVMFVMAPLFPMLYNTNDEARELAKYLIMITAFFMPQNAFLHATYFTLRSGGKTIITFLFDSVFVWCVSVPVAFVLSRFTGIHVLAIYTCVQLADLIKCVIGFVLVKKGVWLQNIIS from the coding sequence ATGGAGAGGACAAAAGAAAGATCACTGTTTTTCAGGAAATTTATCGGTGATAAAAAGTTTTACATGATGGTGCTGGCTGTGGCTGTTCCGATCATGATTCAGAATGGAATTACAAATTTTGTAAGTCTTCTGGACAATATTATGATCGGACGGATAGGCACAGAGCAGATGTCAGGAGCTTCTATTGTGAACCAGCTGATCTTTGTATACAACCTGTGTATTTTCGGGGGAGTATCCGGTGCGGGAATTTTTACTGCTCAGTATTTCGGACAGAAGGATCATGAAGGTGTACGCCAGACCTTCCGGTATAAATTCTGGATGGCTGTGGTACTGACAATCGGGACGATCATTTTATTTCTGACAGCAGGAGAAAATCTGATCAGTATGTATCTGCAGGGAGAAGGAACACCTCAACAGATTGCAGATACATTAAATTATGGAAAACAATATCTGCAGATTATGCTGATCGGTCTTCCGCCCTTTATGATGGTGCAGATCTATTCCAGTACATTGAGAGAATGCGGTGAGACAGTACTTCCAATGAAAGCAGGTGTTGTGGCAATCTGTGTGAATCTGCTGTTTAATTACCTGCTGATTTATGGAGCGTTCTTTTTCCCGAAACTGGGAGTGAGAGGTGCGGCAGTGGCTACTGTGTTATCCCGTTATGTAGAAGCTGCTATCGTGCTGAGCTGGACACACAGGCATACAGAGAAGAATCCTTTTGCCAAAGGTTTATATCATACGTTGAAAGTCCCGGTAGGACTGACGAAGAAGATACTGGTTAAGGGAACTCCCCTTCTGTTTAATGAAACTTTATGGGCTTCTGCTATGGCAATGCTAACTCAGTGTTATTCTGTACGCGGTCTGAATGTGGTTGCGTCTCTGAATATTTCCAACACTATTAATAATGTGTTTAATATTGTATTTATTGCTCTTGGAGATTCTGTGGCGATTATTGTAGGGCAGCTGCTGGGAGCAGGGGATATGAAGAAAGCCAGAGATACAGATAACAAAATGATCGCATTTTCTGTGATATGCTGTACCTGTGTGGCGATTGTTATGTTTGTTATGGCACCGTTGTTTCCAATGCTTTACAACACCAATGATGAGGCAAGAGAACTGGCAAAATATCTGATCATGATCACTGCATTTTTTATGCCGCAGAATGCCTTTCTGCATGCCACTTATTTCACGCTGCGTTCAGGTGGAAAGACTATTATCACATTCCTGTTTGACAGTGTATTTGTCTGGTGTGTCAGCGTACCTGTAGCATTTGTGCTGAGCCGTTTTACAGGAATCCATGTGCTGGCTATCTATACCTGTGTACAGCTTGCTGATCTGATCAAATGTGTGATCGGATTTGTGCTTGTAAAGAAAGGTGTATGGCTTCAGAATATTATATCATAG
- a CDS encoding ABC transporter permease — MTVFKGYMKILKKNAGLVVMYLVIFFSVALALQAAAGKEGSDSYQSKSIEIGMVDEDGQALAKGLREYLGKIHHITMLGNDREVLQENLFYRNVEYIVQIPKDFTQSCILDGESLKVTKVPGSYSSYYVDQQINSYLSMARAYLAAGFSQEEAVKAIESETHSQVKTLAGNSGNVEAPGYLYYFRYLPYLFLGVFCYVMGYILMAFRQGDIQRRMEASAVSMKRQSLEGLLAMGVMGITLWGIGIAGAGIMYGKKFCQSGNLGYYLANSLLMMAVALSLSYLVGMFMKNSNMLSGVANVISLGMCFLCGVFVPMSVMDQKVLKVSRFLPVYWYEQVNELLGEYTVLPDHVVSKIYMAMGIEALFAVAFVCLILAAGK, encoded by the coding sequence ATGACAGTATTTAAAGGCTATATGAAAATATTAAAAAAGAATGCAGGGCTGGTGGTGATGTATCTGGTGATCTTTTTCTCTGTAGCACTGGCACTGCAGGCAGCCGCTGGAAAAGAGGGCAGTGACAGTTATCAGAGCAAGAGTATTGAGATTGGGATGGTAGATGAGGACGGCCAGGCCCTGGCAAAAGGCCTCCGGGAATATCTGGGAAAGATCCATCACATTACCATGCTGGGAAATGACCGGGAAGTTCTGCAGGAGAATCTGTTTTACAGAAACGTGGAATATATCGTGCAGATCCCAAAAGATTTCACACAGTCCTGTATATTGGACGGAGAAAGCCTTAAGGTGACGAAGGTTCCGGGATCATATTCTTCTTATTATGTGGATCAGCAGATCAACAGTTATCTCAGTATGGCGAGGGCTTATCTGGCAGCAGGATTTTCCCAGGAAGAGGCTGTGAAGGCCATTGAAAGTGAGACACATAGTCAGGTGAAGACTCTGGCAGGCAATTCCGGAAATGTGGAAGCACCGGGGTATCTTTATTATTTCCGTTATCTTCCTTATCTGTTTCTGGGAGTGTTCTGTTATGTGATGGGATATATCCTTATGGCATTCCGTCAGGGAGATATTCAGAGACGAATGGAGGCGTCTGCAGTATCCATGAAACGTCAGAGCCTGGAAGGGCTTCTGGCAATGGGAGTAATGGGAATCACTTTGTGGGGAATCGGCATCGCAGGAGCAGGGATCATGTATGGCAAAAAGTTCTGCCAGTCCGGGAACCTGGGATATTATCTGGCAAACAGTCTGCTTATGATGGCAGTGGCATTGTCTCTTTCCTATCTGGTGGGAATGTTTATGAAAAACAGCAATATGCTCAGCGGAGTGGCCAATGTGATCTCTCTGGGAATGTGCTTTCTGTGCGGGGTATTTGTACCCATGAGTGTGATGGACCAGAAAGTCCTGAAAGTTTCCCGGTTTCTGCCAGTATACTGGTATGAGCAGGTCAACGAACTGCTGGGTGAATATACAGTTCTTCCGGATCATGTGGTTTCGAAGATTTATATGGCCATGGGAATAGAGGCGTTATTTGCAGTGGCTTTTGTATGTCTGATCCTGGCAGCAGGGAAATAG
- a CDS encoding response regulator, with protein sequence MNIIIVDDDSLVAGALKTILEINPDINITATGSDGQEACELYRRYQPDILLMDIRMKNMSGLEASALILKEFPDARILLLTTFSDDEYIIKALRLGAKGYLLKQDYASILPALRAVFSGQTVFGTEIVARIPQMLHSSPSFDYNACDINERELRIIELIANGYSNKEIASELFLSEGTVRNYLSSILDKLQLRDRTQVAVFYYQHK encoded by the coding sequence ATGAATATTATAATCGTAGACGACGACAGCCTGGTGGCTGGCGCTTTAAAGACAATTCTTGAGATCAATCCGGATATTAATATCACTGCCACAGGTTCTGACGGTCAGGAAGCCTGTGAGCTGTACCGCAGATACCAGCCGGATATTCTGCTTATGGATATCCGCATGAAAAATATGTCTGGACTGGAGGCATCTGCTTTGATCCTGAAAGAATTTCCAGATGCCAGGATTCTGCTTCTGACCACCTTTTCTGATGACGAATATATAATAAAAGCGCTCCGCCTGGGAGCGAAAGGTTATCTTTTGAAACAGGATTATGCCAGCATTCTTCCCGCCCTCCGGGCAGTATTCTCTGGGCAGACTGTATTCGGCACAGAGATCGTCGCCCGGATTCCACAAATGCTTCATTCCTCACCCTCTTTTGATTACAATGCCTGCGATATCAATGAACGGGAACTTCGGATCATAGAGCTTATCGCCAATGGTTACAGCAATAAAGAGATTGCTTCTGAATTATTTTTGAGTGAAGGAACTGTACGGAATTATCTCAGTTCCATCCTGGATAAGCTACAGCTTCGTGACCGGACACAGGTAGCTGTCTTTTATTACCAACATAAATAA
- a CDS encoding cation diffusion facilitator family transporter: MKVSGVSIAVNLLLSLFKLLAGILAHSGAMISDAIHSASDVGSTFVVIVGVNLSSKKSDKEHQYGHERMECVSSIILSGLLLATGIGIGMNGIENIIKSTSGESIAIPGTLALVAAVVSIVAKEWMFWYTRSAAKKINSGALMADAWHHRSDAMSSVGAFIGILGARLGFPILDPLASVAICILIVKASVDIFKDAVDKMVDHSCDEATEESMRKVISEVKGVRGIDLLQTRLFGSKMYVDIEISAEGDISLNEAHDIAENVHHTIEDNFKDVKHCMVHVNPVNE; the protein is encoded by the coding sequence ATGAAAGTTTCCGGTGTGAGCATTGCAGTAAACCTTTTACTTTCACTGTTTAAACTACTTGCCGGAATCCTGGCACATTCAGGAGCCATGATTTCAGATGCGATTCACTCTGCATCAGATGTAGGGAGCACCTTTGTGGTGATCGTAGGAGTGAATTTGTCCAGTAAAAAATCAGATAAAGAACATCAGTACGGACATGAACGTATGGAATGTGTATCTTCCATTATATTATCTGGACTGCTTCTGGCTACAGGTATCGGAATCGGTATGAATGGTATCGAAAACATTATCAAAAGTACTTCAGGGGAGAGCATTGCAATTCCCGGAACTTTGGCACTGGTTGCAGCAGTAGTTTCCATCGTGGCAAAGGAGTGGATGTTCTGGTATACCAGAAGTGCTGCTAAGAAAATCAATTCCGGAGCATTGATGGCAGATGCATGGCATCATCGTTCAGATGCAATGTCTTCTGTAGGAGCATTTATCGGTATTCTGGGAGCCAGACTTGGATTCCCGATTCTGGACCCTCTTGCCAGTGTGGCAATCTGTATCCTGATCGTAAAAGCATCTGTAGATATTTTTAAAGATGCTGTAGATAAAATGGTTGATCATTCCTGTGATGAAGCTACAGAGGAGAGCATGAGAAAAGTAATCTCGGAAGTAAAAGGAGTCAGAGGAATTGATCTTCTTCAGACGAGACTTTTTGGATCCAAGATGTATGTAGACATCGAAATTTCAGCAGAAGGTGACATTTCACTGAATGAAGCACATGATATTGCTGAGAATGTTCATCATACCATTGAGGATAATTTTAAGGATGTCAAACATTGCATGGTACATGTGAACCCGGTGAATGAATAA
- a CDS encoding alpha-amylase family glycosyl hydrolase, translating into MGLPSWLENIVFYEIYPQSFLDTDGDGIGNIQGIIRKLDYIKDLGCDGIWLNPCFASPFYDAGYDVADYKKVAPRYGTNEDLKELFQKAHEKGMKVLLDLVPGHTSTEHEWFKESCKAEKNEYTDRYVWTNNIWDDFKDVGSITGSIRGFSSRNGCCAVNFFSVQPALNFGFARCDKEWQQPMDAPGPMATREAMKDVMRFWMSMGCDGFRVDMAGSLVKNDDDQEGTIALWQDFRKFMDEEFPECALLSEWGDPGRSLKGGFHMDFLLHFGPSHYLDLFRAKEPYFSRRGKGDISEFVKTYEENYAATNREGLMCIPSGNHDMIRIKETLDDEEIKIAFAFLLSVPGAPFIYYGDEIGMKYLSGIESVEGGFERTGSRSPMQWNHSANAGFSSCKPEELYIQIDPDKNRPTAQDALEGQNSLYTEVRKLIAVRKEHQALQNTAPMEFVYVKESAYPLVYKRTGKEETVYIVLNPSGQDVECEAEIPENAQVIYSNHDEAFYAEGVWKVPAASATYLAVSNK; encoded by the coding sequence ATGGGACTGCCATCATGGTTGGAGAATATTGTTTTTTATGAAATTTACCCACAGAGTTTTCTGGATACAGACGGGGATGGAATTGGAAATATTCAGGGAATCATTCGGAAACTGGATTATATCAAAGATTTAGGCTGTGACGGAATCTGGCTGAACCCGTGTTTTGCATCACCATTTTATGATGCAGGATATGATGTGGCTGACTATAAAAAGGTAGCACCACGTTATGGAACCAATGAGGACTTAAAGGAACTGTTCCAGAAAGCACATGAAAAAGGAATGAAAGTTCTGCTTGACCTTGTTCCAGGGCATACTTCCACAGAACATGAATGGTTTAAAGAGTCCTGCAAAGCAGAAAAGAATGAATATACAGATCGTTATGTATGGACGAATAACATCTGGGATGATTTTAAAGATGTTGGAAGTATCACAGGAAGCATCCGTGGTTTTTCTTCCAGAAACGGCTGTTGTGCTGTAAACTTCTTTTCTGTGCAGCCGGCCCTGAATTTCGGCTTTGCCAGATGTGACAAAGAATGGCAGCAGCCAATGGATGCACCCGGACCAATGGCCACAAGGGAAGCTATGAAAGATGTCATGCGCTTCTGGATGTCCATGGGATGTGATGGTTTCCGTGTGGATATGGCAGGTTCACTGGTAAAGAATGATGATGACCAGGAGGGAACAATTGCTTTATGGCAGGATTTTCGTAAATTTATGGATGAAGAATTTCCGGAGTGTGCCCTTCTTTCCGAGTGGGGAGATCCGGGACGTTCTTTAAAAGGCGGTTTTCATATGGATTTCCTTCTGCACTTCGGACCATCTCATTACCTGGATCTGTTCCGTGCAAAAGAACCTTATTTTTCAAGAAGAGGAAAGGGAGATATTTCTGAATTCGTAAAAACATATGAAGAAAACTATGCAGCCACAAACAGAGAAGGGCTGATGTGCATCCCGTCCGGAAATCACGACATGATCCGTATCAAAGAAACGTTGGATGACGAAGAAATCAAGATTGCATTTGCATTTCTGTTATCTGTACCTGGAGCACCGTTTATTTACTATGGAGACGAAATTGGTATGAAATATCTGTCCGGTATCGAATCTGTAGAAGGCGGTTTTGAACGTACCGGTTCCAGAAGCCCGATGCAGTGGAATCACAGTGCAAACGCAGGATTTTCAAGCTGTAAACCGGAAGAACTTTATATTCAGATTGATCCTGATAAAAATCGTCCGACAGCCCAGGATGCGCTGGAAGGCCAGAACAGCCTGTACACGGAAGTGAGGAAACTGATCGCAGTGAGAAAAGAGCATCAGGCATTACAGAACACAGCGCCAATGGAATTTGTATATGTAAAAGAATCCGCATATCCACTGGTATATAAGAGAACAGGAAAAGAAGAAACTGTCTATATTGTGCTGAACCCATCCGGACAGGATGTGGAATGTGAAGCAGAGATTCCGGAAAACGCACAGGTGATCTACTCCAATCACGACGAAGCGTTTTATGCAGAAGGTGTATGGAAAGTGCCTGCAGCTTCAGCTACTTATCTGGCTGTTTCGAACAAATAA